In one Denitratisoma sp. genomic region, the following are encoded:
- a CDS encoding SCO family protein yields the protein MLRLLFLTLALLLAGCDSQPQFGNTDISEADYARDFALTDHTGKPRTMADFRGKAVVIFFGYTQCPDVCPTTMTGMAEAMKLIGADAAKVQVLFVTVDPERDTQELLAQYVPVFNPSFLGLYADAQTIAKTAQAFRVFYKKQPGSTPTTYTVDHSAGSYVYDPQGRLRLYIKHGEKPEVIAKDLKLLIAGK from the coding sequence ATGCTTCGACTGCTTTTTCTCACGCTGGCCCTGTTGCTGGCCGGCTGCGACAGCCAGCCGCAATTCGGCAATACCGATATCAGCGAAGCGGATTATGCGCGGGACTTCGCGCTGACCGACCACACCGGAAAGCCGCGCACGATGGCCGATTTCCGCGGCAAGGCGGTGGTGATCTTCTTCGGCTACACGCAATGTCCGGATGTCTGCCCGACGACCATGACCGGCATGGCCGAGGCCATGAAACTGATCGGTGCGGATGCCGCCAAGGTGCAGGTGCTCTTCGTCACGGTCGACCCCGAGCGCGACACACAGGAATTGCTGGCGCAATACGTGCCCGTTTTCAACCCGAGCTTCCTTGGGCTCTATGCGGATGCGCAGACCATCGCGAAAACCGCCCAGGCGTTCCGCGTCTTCTACAAAAAGCAGCCGGGCAGCACGCCGACGACCTACACGGTGGACCATTCGGCCGGCAGCTATGTCTACGATCCCCAGGGCCGGTTGCGCCTTTACATCAAGCATGGCGAAAAACCCGAGGTGATCGCCAAGGACCTCAAGCTCCTGATAGCCGGGAAGTAG
- the rpoH gene encoding RNA polymerase sigma factor RpoH, with protein sequence MTHVLNLPAVPVAVGNLESYIQAANRFPLLSEAEELDLARRFRRDGDIEAARGLVLSHLRLVVSVARGYLGYGLPHADLIQEGNVGLMKAVKRYDPERGVRLVSFAIHWIKAEIHEYILRNWRLVKIATTKAQRKLFFNLRSLKQGLNTMSGEEVGAMARQLGVKPEEVREMEMRLTGRDIAMEGSAEDDDEAFAPIAYLADPAEEPSEALANREMERLQDEGLKHALSQLDERSRRIIERRWLAEGEAATLHELAGEYGVSAERIRQIEAKAMQKMKGMLAHAA encoded by the coding sequence ATGACGCATGTCCTGAATCTGCCCGCTGTACCCGTTGCCGTCGGCAATCTGGAAAGTTATATCCAGGCTGCCAATCGCTTTCCTCTTCTCAGTGAAGCGGAAGAATTGGATCTGGCGCGGCGATTCCGCCGGGATGGCGACATCGAGGCGGCGCGTGGATTGGTGCTTTCGCATCTTCGCCTGGTGGTTTCGGTGGCACGCGGCTATCTGGGCTATGGCCTGCCGCATGCCGACCTGATCCAGGAAGGCAACGTGGGCCTGATGAAAGCAGTCAAGCGCTACGATCCCGAGCGAGGCGTGCGGCTGGTTTCTTTCGCCATCCACTGGATCAAGGCCGAAATCCACGAATACATCCTGCGCAACTGGCGGCTGGTGAAAATCGCCACGACCAAGGCGCAACGGAAGCTGTTTTTCAACCTGCGCAGCCTCAAGCAGGGCCTCAACACCATGAGCGGCGAAGAGGTCGGCGCCATGGCGAGGCAGCTCGGCGTGAAACCGGAGGAGGTGCGCGAGATGGAAATGCGCCTGACCGGCCGCGACATCGCCATGGAGGGCAGCGCCGAGGATGATGACGAGGCGTTCGCGCCGATCGCCTATCTGGCCGATCCGGCCGAGGAGCCTTCCGAGGCGCTGGCGAACCGCGAGATGGAACGCCTGCAGGACGAAGGGCTGAAGCACGCCCTGTCGCAACTGGACGAGCGCAGCCGGCGCATCATCGAGCGTCGCTGGCTGGCTGAAGGCGAGGCGGCGACCCTGCATGAACTGGCCGGCGAGTACGGCGTTTCCGCCGAGCGCATCCGCCAGATCGAAGCGAAAGCCATGCAAAAGATGAAGGGCATGCTGGCGCACGCTGCCTGA
- the ftsX gene encoding permease-like cell division protein FtsX yields the protein MKGWLLHHRQAAAQALRRLAATPLNTLLGALVLGIALALPAGGEMMLANFQRLAQRIAATPQISVFMALDAGKKDVAEVESLLRKHPQTQKVRLVPREETLRRLKESEGLGEVIESLPRNPFPDAFVVVPSDEAPDALEAMRAEFVKYPRVEHVQLDSAWVKKLDAFLRLTRLTVTLLAAVLGVALVAVTFNTIRLQILTQGAEIEVSRLLGATDAFIRRPFYYFGALQGLAGGLVAWGAVLVATLLLRGPVADLADLYGVEFALHILPLPDSVLLFGLAALLGWAGAWLSLSRHLWD from the coding sequence ATGAAGGGCTGGCTGCTGCACCATCGCCAGGCCGCCGCACAGGCGCTGCGCCGCCTGGCGGCCACGCCCCTCAATACCCTGCTCGGCGCACTGGTGCTGGGCATCGCACTGGCCCTGCCTGCCGGCGGCGAGATGATGCTCGCCAATTTCCAGCGACTGGCACAGCGGATCGCCGCCACCCCTCAGATTTCGGTATTCATGGCCCTCGATGCCGGAAAGAAGGATGTCGCCGAAGTCGAATCGCTGCTGAGAAAGCACCCGCAGACGCAAAAGGTGCGCCTGGTGCCGCGCGAGGAGACGCTGCGCCGGCTCAAGGAAAGCGAAGGGCTCGGCGAGGTCATCGAGAGCCTGCCGCGCAACCCCTTCCCCGATGCCTTCGTCGTCGTGCCGAGCGACGAGGCGCCCGACGCCCTCGAAGCGATGCGCGCCGAGTTCGTGAAATACCCCAGGGTCGAGCACGTGCAGCTCGATTCGGCCTGGGTGAAGAAACTCGATGCCTTCCTGCGACTGACACGCCTGACGGTCACCCTGCTGGCGGCCGTGCTCGGCGTGGCGCTGGTTGCCGTCACCTTCAACACCATCCGCCTGCAGATCCTCACGCAGGGAGCGGAAATCGAGGTGAGCCGGCTGCTGGGCGCCACCGACGCCTTCATCCGGCGGCCGTTCTACTATTTCGGCGCCCTGCAGGGCCTGGCGGGTGGCCTGGTCGCCTGGGGAGCCGTACTCGTCGCCACCTTGCTGCTGCGCGGGCCGGTCGCCGACCTGGCCGACCTGTATGGCGTCGAGTTTGCACTGCACATCCTGCCCCTGCCCGATTCGGTCCTCCTCTTCGGCCTGGCCGCCCTGCTCGGCTGGGCCGGTGCCTGGCTTTCGCTTTCCCGCCATCTATGGGACTGA
- a CDS encoding ATP-binding cassette domain-containing protein — MIRFEQVSKRYPGGIAALAELTFAVESGEMVILSGHSGAGKSTLLKLIPAIERPTQGAVVVNGQNVAALKRAAVPFLRRNIGMVFQDQKLLYDRSVFDNVMLPLAIAGVATRDAGRRVRAALDKVGLLEREKAMPVALSGGEQQRLAIARAVVARPSILIADEPTAHLDDDTARDIATTFHAFNQVGVTVLVATHHESLFTPFMTRRITLAHGRLLP, encoded by the coding sequence ATGATCAGGTTCGAACAAGTCAGCAAGCGCTATCCCGGCGGCATCGCCGCCCTGGCGGAACTGACTTTCGCCGTCGAGTCCGGCGAGATGGTCATCCTCTCCGGCCATTCCGGCGCCGGCAAGAGCACCTTGCTCAAGCTGATTCCCGCCATCGAGCGGCCGACGCAGGGGGCGGTCGTCGTGAACGGCCAGAACGTCGCCGCCCTGAAGCGCGCCGCCGTCCCCTTCCTGCGCCGGAACATCGGCATGGTCTTCCAGGACCAGAAGCTGCTCTACGACCGCAGCGTCTTCGACAACGTCATGCTGCCGCTGGCCATCGCCGGGGTGGCCACGCGCGACGCCGGCCGCCGTGTGCGCGCCGCCCTCGACAAGGTCGGCCTGCTCGAGCGGGAAAAGGCCATGCCGGTGGCGCTCTCCGGGGGCGAACAGCAGCGCCTGGCCATCGCCCGCGCAGTGGTGGCGCGCCCTTCGATCCTCATCGCCGACGAGCCGACGGCCCATCTCGACGACGACACGGCACGCGACATCGCCACGACGTTTCATGCCTTCAACCAGGTCGGCGTCACCGTGCTGGTGGCCACCCACCATGAGTCGCTGTTCACGCCCTTCATGACGCGCCGCATCACCTTGGCACACGGGAGGCTCCTGCCATGA
- the ftsY gene encoding signal recognition particle-docking protein FtsY has translation MFGFLKKSDAPAEPRPSWTERLKAGLSRTRAQLGGLFGRRIDDEMLEELETTLLMADVGVEATQYLLDELKTAVRRDKLETGEQLRRALGDILLKLIAPLEQPLDVSAHKPFIIMIAGVNGSGKTTSIGKLAKHFQAQGKSVLLAAGDTFRAAAREQLAIWGERNDVMVIAQESGDPAAVIFDAVTAAKARGIDVVLADTAGRLPTQLHLMEEIAKVRRVIGKADATAPHEVLLVLDANIGQNALAQVKAFDAAIGVTGLVLTKLDGTAKGGVIAAIARQQPAGHPIALRYIGVGEGIDDLQPFSAHEFVGALFEKA, from the coding sequence ATGTTTGGTTTCCTGAAGAAGTCCGATGCTCCCGCCGAACCGCGGCCCTCGTGGACCGAGCGCCTGAAGGCCGGCCTCTCGCGCACCCGTGCCCAGCTCGGCGGCCTGTTCGGCCGGCGCATCGACGACGAGATGCTGGAGGAACTGGAAACCACGCTGCTCATGGCCGATGTCGGCGTCGAAGCGACGCAATACCTGCTCGATGAACTGAAAACCGCCGTCCGCCGCGACAAGCTGGAAACCGGCGAGCAATTGCGGCGGGCGCTGGGCGATATCCTGCTGAAACTGATCGCGCCGCTGGAGCAGCCGCTCGACGTCTCCGCCCACAAACCCTTCATCATCATGATCGCCGGCGTGAACGGCTCGGGCAAGACCACCTCCATCGGCAAGCTGGCGAAGCATTTCCAGGCGCAGGGCAAATCGGTCCTGCTGGCCGCCGGCGACACCTTCCGCGCCGCCGCGCGCGAGCAGCTGGCCATCTGGGGCGAGCGCAACGACGTGATGGTCATCGCGCAGGAATCGGGCGACCCGGCCGCCGTCATCTTCGATGCCGTGACTGCCGCCAAGGCGCGCGGCATCGACGTGGTGCTGGCCGACACCGCAGGACGCCTGCCGACCCAGCTGCACCTGATGGAGGAAATCGCCAAGGTCAGGCGCGTCATCGGCAAGGCCGATGCGACGGCGCCGCACGAGGTGCTGCTGGTGCTCGACGCCAACATCGGCCAGAACGCGCTGGCCCAGGTCAAGGCCTTCGATGCGGCCATCGGCGTCACCGGCCTTGTGCTCACCAAGCTGGACGGCACCGCCAAGGGCGGCGTCATCGCCGCCATTGCGCGCCAGCAGCCCGCCGGCCACCCCATCGCGCTGCGCTATATCGGCGTCGGCGAGGGCATCGACGACCTGCAGCCTTTCTCGGCGCACGAATTTGTCGGCGCGCTATTCGAGAAGGCATGA